CCTGCGGAACGGGGTCGGGTTCACCCGCAGGTCGAGGGCCTCCAGAGCGGCGACCGCAGAGTCGAGCTGGGCCTCCTCGACGTCGAGCAGGATCATCTTCTGGTCCGCGGTGGTGCGCAGCCGGCCGGAGCCGTGCTGCTCGGCCAGACCGGCGATCTTGGTCAGGGTGGCACCGTCGACCCGGCCGACGCGCGGGGCGAAGCCGATGTAGAACCGGCCGTCGTTCTGCCGGTGCACGCCCATGTGGTCGCGCCACTGGCCGGCGGGCTGCTCGGGAGCGGGGCCGTCGTTCAGCTTGCGCTGGAGGTACTCGTCCTCCAGGACCTGGCGGAACTTCCCCGGGCCCCAGTCGGCGACGAGGAACTTCAGCCGGGCGCGGTTGCGCAGCCGGCGGTAGCCGTAGTCGCGGAAGATCGAGATGACGCCCTCGTAGACGTCCGGGACCTCGTCGAGGGAGACCCAGGTGCCGAGGCGGACGCCCAGCTTGGGGTTGGTGGAGAGGCCGCCGCCGACCCAGACGTCGAAGCCGGGGCCGTGTTCGGGGTGGTTCACGCCGACGAAGGCGATGTCGTTGATCTCGTGCGCCACGTCGAGCTGCGGCGAGCCGGAGACCGCGGACTTGAACTTGCGGGGCAGGTTGGAGAAGTCCTTGTTGCCGACGATCCGACGGTAGATCTCGTCGATCGCGGGCGTGCCGTCGATGATCTCGTCGGCCGCGATGCCGGCCACCGGGGAGCCGAGGATGACACGCGGGGTGTCGCCGCAGGCCTCGGTGGTGGACAGGCCGACCGCCTCCAGGCGGTTCCAGATCTCGGGAACGTCCTCGATGCGGATCCAGTGGTACTGGACGTTCTGCCGGTCCGTGATGTCGGCGGTGCCCCGGGCGAACTCCTCGGAGATCTCGCCGATGACCCGGAGCTGCTCGGTGGTCAGTCGGCCGCCGTCGATACGGACGCGGAGCATGAAGTACTCGTCGTCCAGCTCCTCCGGCTCCAGGACACCCG
This sequence is a window from Streptomyces sp. NBC_00691. Protein-coding genes within it:
- a CDS encoding nitrite/sulfite reductase — its product is MAATPENPTPAAARRKTGRHRGEGQWAVGHFTPLNGNEQFKKDDDGLNVRTRIETVYSKRGFDSIDPNDLRGRMRWWGLYTQRKQGLDGTKTGVLEPEELDDEYFMLRVRIDGGRLTTEQLRVIGEISEEFARGTADITDRQNVQYHWIRIEDVPEIWNRLEAVGLSTTEACGDTPRVILGSPVAGIAADEIIDGTPAIDEIYRRIVGNKDFSNLPRKFKSAVSGSPQLDVAHEINDIAFVGVNHPEHGPGFDVWVGGGLSTNPKLGVRLGTWVSLDEVPDVYEGVISIFRDYGYRRLRNRARLKFLVADWGPGKFRQVLEDEYLQRKLNDGPAPEQPAGQWRDHMGVHRQNDGRFYIGFAPRVGRVDGATLTKIAGLAEQHGSGRLRTTADQKMILLDVEEAQLDSAVAALEALDLRVNPTPFRRGTMACTGIEFCKLAIVETKARGASLIDELERRVPEFDEPLTININGCPNACARIQVADIGLKGQLVLDDDGNRVEGYQVHLGGALGLEAGFGRKVRGLKVTAAELPDYVERVLKRFQAERETGERFATWAARASEEALS